A section of the Candidatus Palauibacter scopulicola genome encodes:
- a CDS encoding BatA domain-containing protein: MSFLYLSALALGLSVVVPLILHLRRRQTDRRVSFPALRYLSRAEDARSRSLAASDLLLLAVRIGLLIALALAAAGPLIGRGGARDHEPTDLALIVDNSASVGRLDENRILFESLVELARAALAAARPEDRVWLFPTVGEPLAAGVSAGQAAPALGQLRPTDGAADLAAVVARAAAALPADGGRRREIQLLSDLQASALRTVPAAASDAAPLVAYAPRPPAEPNGALVDVELTGGTTAPSGTGHGVIVRSARAGAAVPPDPADDAAAEADIRLELDGRLAGAARAPWGASAILGLPELGPGLHEGRLEVDPAGARADDLRYFAIRVVPPPTVRFHGDANGFVGLGIETLRDGGRLGTGGNGAVAVVDGDVSDGAPWEGAETVIFVPPADPVDLAAFNQGLASVGIAWQARVDAGSGDLGLAEPEAAFSLSGVRVRQRYLLRTTGGGSAADTALLRTEDGEPWLVRTDSDDRMALILASPLTATASDLPAHPAMVPFLEALLVHWSHLATWPFADFGAGRPLTLPEWASEVESPDGTVRGVEGGARFTPLGAGVYAVRGTGSDGAGAETHFAANVPEEEADPTPMGRRELEELFAGRPVFTAGPDASAWEDGIFRARRGRDVAPWLIALALALIGIELYLATPGRSRRPSADGEGSEVTSGASN; encoded by the coding sequence TTGAGCTTCCTCTACCTGTCGGCGCTGGCGCTCGGGCTGAGCGTGGTCGTGCCCCTCATCCTCCACCTGCGGCGCCGCCAGACCGACCGGCGCGTGTCCTTCCCGGCGCTCCGCTACCTAAGCCGCGCGGAGGACGCGCGCTCGCGGTCGCTCGCCGCCTCGGACCTGCTGCTGCTCGCCGTGCGGATCGGCCTCCTGATTGCACTCGCGCTCGCCGCGGCGGGCCCGCTCATCGGACGCGGCGGGGCCCGCGACCACGAGCCGACGGACCTCGCGCTCATCGTGGACAACTCGGCGAGCGTCGGGCGCCTGGACGAGAACCGCATCCTGTTCGAGTCGCTCGTGGAGCTTGCCCGGGCGGCGCTCGCCGCGGCCCGCCCGGAGGACCGCGTGTGGCTCTTCCCCACCGTCGGGGAGCCGCTCGCGGCCGGCGTCTCCGCGGGGCAGGCCGCGCCGGCACTCGGGCAGCTCCGGCCGACCGACGGCGCGGCCGATCTGGCCGCCGTCGTGGCCCGGGCGGCCGCGGCGCTCCCCGCCGACGGCGGGCGGCGGCGCGAAATCCAGTTGCTGTCGGACCTCCAGGCGTCCGCTCTGCGGACCGTCCCGGCGGCCGCGAGCGACGCCGCGCCCCTCGTGGCCTACGCGCCGCGGCCGCCGGCCGAGCCCAACGGCGCGCTCGTCGATGTCGAACTCACCGGCGGCACGACGGCGCCGTCGGGCACCGGGCACGGCGTCATCGTGCGGAGCGCCCGCGCCGGGGCGGCCGTCCCGCCGGATCCAGCGGACGACGCCGCGGCGGAAGCCGACATCCGGCTCGAGCTCGACGGGCGGCTCGCCGGCGCGGCACGGGCCCCGTGGGGAGCGAGCGCCATCCTCGGCCTCCCCGAACTCGGGCCGGGGCTGCACGAGGGGCGGCTGGAGGTCGACCCCGCCGGCGCGCGGGCGGATGACCTCCGCTACTTCGCGATCCGGGTCGTGCCTCCGCCCACGGTTCGCTTCCATGGCGACGCGAACGGCTTCGTCGGACTCGGGATCGAAACCCTCCGCGACGGAGGACGGCTGGGAACGGGAGGAAACGGGGCCGTCGCGGTCGTGGATGGAGATGTGAGCGACGGCGCGCCGTGGGAGGGCGCGGAGACCGTCATCTTCGTTCCGCCCGCCGACCCGGTGGATCTGGCGGCTTTCAATCAGGGGCTGGCCTCCGTCGGGATCGCCTGGCAGGCACGCGTCGATGCGGGATCGGGCGATCTCGGACTCGCGGAGCCGGAGGCCGCGTTCTCGCTCTCGGGGGTACGGGTCCGGCAACGCTACCTCCTTCGCACGACGGGGGGCGGGTCGGCCGCCGACACGGCGCTGCTGCGGACGGAAGACGGAGAACCGTGGCTCGTCCGCACGGATTCGGACGACCGGATGGCGTTGATCCTCGCCTCGCCGCTCACGGCCACGGCCAGCGATCTCCCGGCGCACCCCGCCATGGTCCCCTTCCTCGAAGCGCTCCTCGTGCACTGGTCGCACCTGGCCACCTGGCCCTTCGCCGACTTCGGCGCGGGGCGGCCGCTGACCCTCCCCGAGTGGGCGAGCGAGGTCGAATCGCCCGACGGGACGGTGCGCGGCGTGGAGGGCGGCGCGCGGTTTACGCCGCTCGGGGCGGGCGTGTATGCGGTCCGGGGCACCGGGAGCGACGGGGCGGGCGCGGAAACGCACTTCGCGGCAAACGTGCCGGAGGAGGAGGCCGATCCGACCCCGATGGGGCGGCGCGAACTGGAGGAACTGTTCGCCGGCCGGCCCGTATTCACGGCGGGCCCGGACGCGAGCGCCTGGGAAGACGGTATCTTTCGCGCGCGGCGGGGCCGCGACGTGGCCCCGTGGTTGATCGCGCTCGCGCTCGCGCTGATCGGGATCGAGCTGTACCTGGCGACGCCGGGCCGGTCGCGCCGCCCGAGCGCGGACGGTGAAGGGAGCGAGGTCACATCGGGCGCGTCGAACTGA
- a CDS encoding M28 family peptidase yields the protein MKLWVPVLALAAAPAGISAQAEAGAGAATITAGDLRLRIGALAHDSMRGRATPSPELDKAARHIARRFEEFGLQPADGDSYLQEYPLTASRAGAPDRQLIEIEGPGGGTINGPDVLAVPGGRGEAVGPLAIVTPGGADPPAGAVAVMPLAPEDTRRGLEAVRGVLDGGAVAVLLAVDAPDDYFDGIRRFYERERLAVGMPEELGAPVALVRTRALPEALRAALASGAGTTPWEARVRTHSEFREERAYNTIGWIEGSDPDLRGEFIVFTAHMDHVGVGRPVDGDSIYNGADDDASGTAAIIELAQAFASLETPPRRSLVFMTVSGEERGLLGSGWYAENPLFPLGATVANLNIDMIGRNWRDTVVAIGADESTLGATLRQTLRAHPELGLETIDDPWPEENFYFRSDHYSFARKGVPILFFFTGTHEDYHGPNDEPDRILYDKTARITRLIFHLGRRIADADERPEWDPAAYRRVVEGVGRQQESE from the coding sequence ATGAAACTGTGGGTCCCGGTCCTGGCGCTCGCAGCCGCCCCCGCGGGGATCTCCGCGCAGGCCGAAGCCGGGGCCGGGGCGGCGACCATCACCGCGGGCGACCTTCGTCTCCGCATCGGCGCCCTGGCGCACGACTCGATGCGCGGCCGAGCGACACCGAGCCCGGAACTGGACAAGGCGGCGCGGCATATCGCCCGTCGCTTCGAGGAGTTCGGCCTCCAGCCGGCGGACGGCGACAGCTACCTGCAGGAGTATCCGCTGACCGCTTCCCGGGCCGGCGCCCCCGACCGGCAGTTGATCGAGATCGAGGGTCCGGGCGGCGGGACGATCAACGGGCCCGACGTCCTCGCCGTGCCGGGTGGCCGAGGCGAGGCCGTGGGTCCGCTCGCGATCGTGACGCCCGGCGGCGCGGACCCGCCCGCCGGCGCCGTCGCGGTCATGCCGCTCGCGCCCGAGGACACCCGGAGAGGCCTCGAAGCCGTGCGCGGCGTCCTCGACGGTGGCGCGGTCGCCGTCCTGCTCGCGGTCGATGCGCCGGACGACTACTTCGATGGCATCCGGCGCTTCTACGAGCGGGAGCGGCTGGCCGTCGGCATGCCGGAGGAACTCGGCGCCCCGGTCGCGCTCGTCCGGACGCGCGCGCTCCCCGAAGCGCTGCGCGCGGCCCTCGCTTCCGGCGCGGGCACGACCCCCTGGGAGGCGAGGGTGCGCACGCACTCCGAATTCCGCGAGGAGAGGGCCTACAACACGATCGGCTGGATCGAGGGTTCGGACCCCGACCTCCGGGGCGAGTTCATCGTGTTCACGGCCCACATGGACCACGTGGGCGTGGGGCGGCCCGTCGACGGGGACTCCATCTACAACGGCGCCGATGACGACGCCTCCGGAACCGCGGCGATCATCGAACTCGCGCAGGCCTTCGCGTCGCTGGAAACGCCGCCGCGCCGCTCCCTCGTATTCATGACCGTGAGCGGGGAGGAGCGCGGGCTTCTCGGCTCCGGGTGGTACGCGGAGAACCCGCTGTTCCCCCTCGGCGCGACGGTCGCCAATCTGAACATCGACATGATCGGACGGAACTGGCGCGACACCGTCGTGGCGATCGGGGCCGACGAATCGACCCTCGGCGCGACGCTTCGGCAGACGCTGCGTGCGCACCCGGAACTCGGGCTCGAGACGATCGACGACCCGTGGCCGGAGGAGAATTTCTATTTCCGCTCCGACCACTACAGTTTTGCGAGGAAGGGCGTACCCATTCTCTTCTTCTTCACGGGTACGCACGAAGACTATCACGGCCCCAACGACGAACCGGACCGGATTCTCTACGACAAGACGGCGCGCATCACGCGCCTCATCTTTCATCTCGGGCGGCGCATCGCCGACGCCGACGAACGGCCCGAGTGGGATCCGGCCGCGTACCGGCGGGTTGTAGAGGGAGTCGGGCGCCAGCAGGAGAGTGAGTGA
- a CDS encoding DUF58 domain-containing protein has translation MTEGTATLTSALEASRQRLDLASPREIVGLSHLELVARHIVEGFLIGLHDSPKRGFSAEFAEDRPYNRGDDIRHLDWKAYAKTDRLFIKQYEEETNLRAYLLVDVSRSMGWVSDGERFPTKLAYARLLAASLSLLLVQQGDATGLIAFDEALRAHIAPRTTRRHWRRLLGELTRLSADGRTDAGSALKEIAGRLQRRGLVVLISDLLVDPETTRMSLRYLRHRGHEVILFHIMDPGERELPAEGEAIFFDPETGEELGANSAALRRQYREAVEAAVDGWRKEALRWGADYALLTTDTPIGLALRQFMRRRAGG, from the coding sequence ATGACCGAAGGCACCGCAACTCTCACCTCCGCTCTCGAAGCTTCCCGGCAGCGCCTCGACCTCGCGAGTCCGCGCGAGATCGTGGGTCTATCGCACCTGGAACTCGTGGCGCGCCACATCGTCGAAGGGTTTCTCATCGGGCTCCACGACTCGCCGAAGCGCGGCTTCTCCGCCGAGTTCGCCGAGGATCGCCCCTACAACCGCGGCGACGACATCCGGCACCTGGACTGGAAGGCCTACGCGAAGACGGATCGCCTCTTCATCAAACAATACGAGGAGGAGACGAACCTGCGGGCGTACCTGCTCGTCGACGTGAGCCGGTCGATGGGCTGGGTGTCGGACGGGGAACGCTTCCCGACCAAGCTCGCGTACGCGCGGCTGCTCGCGGCCTCGCTTTCGCTGCTCCTCGTACAGCAGGGGGACGCGACGGGACTCATCGCCTTCGACGAGGCGCTGCGGGCGCACATCGCACCGCGCACGACGCGCCGCCACTGGCGCCGGCTGCTGGGCGAGCTCACGCGGCTGTCTGCCGATGGCCGGACCGATGCGGGTTCCGCGCTAAAGGAGATCGCCGGCCGGCTGCAGCGGCGGGGTCTCGTCGTGCTCATCTCGGACCTGCTCGTGGACCCGGAGACGACGCGGATGTCGCTGCGCTATCTCCGGCACCGCGGCCACGAGGTGATCCTGTTCCACATCATGGACCCCGGCGAGCGGGAACTTCCGGCCGAGGGGGAGGCGATCTTCTTCGACCCCGAGACGGGCGAGGAACTGGGCGCCAACTCCGCGGCGCTCCGCCGGCAGTACCGGGAGGCGGTCGAGGCGGCGGTCGACGGCTGGCGCAAGGAGGCGCTGCGCTGGGGGGCCGACTACGCGCTCCTCACGACGGACACTCCCATCGGGCTCGCGCTGAGGCAGTTCATGCGCAGGCGGGCCGGCGGGTGA